One genomic segment of Mycolicibacterium gilvum includes these proteins:
- a CDS encoding Eco57I restriction-modification methylase domain-containing protein yields the protein MTALNVFKAVRTVGTALPAEAIPRANELRMPGQTAEAYQLSPGMAVNGAIARAWEAMLAAHRAWRTALERLPEGDAATKLTRDKWLLPLMYELGWGRPDVVSGGLPVPPGLGETEAPHFPISHRIAWPDAANATAWVPLHLIGAGVDLDTKTTGVTARAPQAMVQDYLNREDHALWAVVSNGHLLRLLRDASSLTRQSFVEFDLDAIFTDQLYADFRILFLSVHASRFAPRLDDKAAKAAADNEDSGGDTEVEQAEPKLDNCWLERWRTTAIDDGARALLNLQHGVAAALQELGTGFVAHPANTALRETLAAASDADRDLQRALLRIAYRLIVLFVVEDRDLLHRSDVPEAARTLYADYFSTARLRRLAAAPIGGWHTDLWEAHQIVTDALAGDGLPTLGLSGLGASLYSRDALSILYGAKLPNRALLAAVRALAQIDDPVTGLPRPVDYRNLDSEELGGMYEGLLAYTPRYHADERAFTLDVATGNDRKKSGSYYTPSDLIALVLDEALDPLIDEAFREANPEQALLELTVVDPACGSGHFAVAAARRIASALATVRTGETEPTPGALRAATADVIERCVYGVDLNDLAIEITKVALWLEAFDADRPFPFLDAHFRVGNALLGTTPELLRHNIPDEAFKVLGDDDSEWTSLLKKRNKKERETDENQLSLSFGPETLNVETSQFTKAAHEADTGTVATVAALRARADAWRRLEADPDLIAAKLVADAWCAAFVQPKTGSTTSGQGITHATVRALSETPESVPDTIINQVNSLARQYRFFHWHLEFPGIFTVPDDGSADAGTGWTGGFSCVVGNPPWESLQLEDKQFFGNLGRTDIEKAANADARKKMIAKLADNDPELYQLYNSARRQSDATTHLVRAGRYPLTAQGKINTYSIFAETMRTVVSPDGIAGVITPTGLATDSNTASFFADTLSSHRLYAFYDFENEAKVFRDVHHAYRFAVTAITGVQRKVQRTKFAFLSRHLSDVPDKRFQLAAKEVLTLNPNTGTLPMFRSRKDADITLGIYSRHPVLIREGDPDGNPWGLSFSQGLFNMSSDSELFHSADDLAGATFDGWAYRRGGTNYVPLYEGKLLWHFDHRFSTYRGATAAQLRMQTLPRITDNEHDDPDLESLARYWVASKELADKVDGRWEAEWLLGWRDITGMEKVRTFVPAVLPLSAVGHVFPLVFPKDASRAPYLHGLWSSIVFDYISRQKLSGTHMTYSVIHQLATPAPGAFGEPAPWQPHDSLGEWLIPYVLELSCTSTRLQPYAKDLGDNGAPFRWQPPRRAQLRADLDACFLHVYGLSRDEAEHVLDSFPIVRKYDERDFGEFRTKRLVLEAYDRMAEAIANGGKGWKPLAYPPAGHGPRHPG from the coding sequence ATGACCGCGCTGAATGTCTTTAAAGCCGTCCGCACGGTCGGCACCGCGCTGCCCGCAGAGGCGATCCCGCGGGCCAACGAACTGCGGATGCCCGGTCAGACCGCCGAGGCCTATCAGCTGTCGCCGGGGATGGCGGTCAACGGTGCCATCGCCCGCGCCTGGGAGGCGATGCTCGCCGCACACCGCGCCTGGCGCACCGCCCTGGAGCGACTACCGGAGGGGGATGCCGCCACTAAACTCACCCGGGACAAGTGGCTACTGCCGCTGATGTACGAACTTGGATGGGGCCGCCCCGATGTCGTCAGCGGCGGGCTGCCCGTGCCGCCTGGCCTCGGCGAGACCGAGGCTCCGCACTTCCCGATCTCGCATCGCATAGCCTGGCCGGACGCCGCGAACGCCACCGCCTGGGTGCCGCTGCACCTGATCGGTGCCGGCGTCGACCTGGACACCAAGACCACTGGCGTGACCGCCCGGGCGCCGCAGGCCATGGTGCAGGACTATCTCAACCGGGAAGACCACGCACTGTGGGCCGTCGTCTCCAACGGCCATCTGCTGCGGCTGCTGCGCGACGCCTCCAGCCTCACCCGGCAGTCCTTTGTCGAGTTCGACCTCGACGCGATCTTCACCGACCAGCTCTACGCCGACTTCCGCATTCTGTTCCTGAGCGTCCACGCCAGCCGGTTCGCGCCCCGCCTCGATGACAAGGCGGCCAAAGCCGCTGCCGACAACGAGGATTCCGGGGGGGACACCGAGGTTGAGCAGGCCGAACCCAAACTCGACAACTGCTGGCTGGAACGCTGGCGCACCACCGCCATCGACGACGGTGCCCGCGCGCTGCTGAACTTGCAGCACGGCGTCGCGGCCGCGTTGCAGGAACTGGGAACCGGGTTCGTCGCGCACCCCGCCAACACCGCGCTGCGGGAGACGCTGGCCGCGGCCAGCGATGCCGACCGCGACCTGCAACGTGCCCTGCTGCGCATCGCGTACCGGCTGATCGTGCTGTTCGTGGTCGAGGACCGCGATCTTCTGCACCGCTCCGATGTCCCCGAAGCCGCCCGCACCCTGTATGCGGATTACTTCTCCACGGCCCGGTTGCGTCGGTTGGCGGCTGCGCCGATCGGCGGTTGGCACACCGATCTGTGGGAGGCGCATCAGATCGTCACCGACGCGCTCGCCGGTGACGGGCTACCCACCCTGGGACTGAGTGGCCTTGGCGCCAGCCTGTATTCGCGCGACGCGCTGAGCATCCTCTACGGCGCCAAGCTACCCAACCGAGCACTACTGGCCGCGGTGCGCGCGCTGGCCCAGATCGACGACCCCGTCACAGGGCTGCCGCGCCCGGTCGACTACCGCAACCTCGACAGCGAAGAACTCGGCGGAATGTACGAGGGCTTGCTGGCCTACACACCGCGCTACCACGCCGACGAGCGAGCGTTCACCCTCGACGTCGCCACCGGCAACGACCGCAAGAAGTCCGGCTCCTACTACACCCCCTCGGACCTGATCGCGCTGGTGCTCGACGAGGCACTCGACCCGCTGATCGACGAAGCCTTCCGCGAAGCAAATCCCGAACAGGCGCTCCTAGAACTCACAGTCGTCGATCCCGCCTGTGGCAGTGGACATTTCGCTGTCGCCGCAGCCCGGCGGATCGCCAGTGCGCTGGCCACTGTCCGGACCGGGGAAACCGAGCCCACCCCTGGTGCGCTGCGGGCGGCCACCGCCGACGTCATCGAACGTTGCGTCTACGGTGTGGACCTAAACGACCTGGCCATCGAGATCACCAAGGTGGCGTTGTGGCTGGAGGCCTTCGACGCCGACCGGCCGTTCCCGTTCCTCGACGCGCACTTCCGTGTTGGCAACGCTCTGCTGGGCACCACCCCGGAGTTGTTGCGGCACAACATTCCTGACGAGGCCTTCAAAGTGTTGGGCGACGATGACAGCGAGTGGACTTCGCTGCTCAAGAAACGCAACAAGAAGGAACGCGAAACCGACGAGAATCAGCTGTCCCTCAGCTTCGGACCCGAAACCCTCAACGTCGAAACCAGCCAGTTCACCAAAGCTGCCCACGAGGCCGACACCGGTACCGTCGCCACGGTTGCAGCGCTCCGGGCGCGCGCCGACGCCTGGCGACGACTGGAAGCCGACCCCGACCTTATCGCCGCCAAACTAGTGGCCGACGCCTGGTGCGCAGCCTTCGTGCAACCCAAGACCGGGTCGACCACGTCGGGCCAGGGCATCACTCACGCCACCGTGCGCGCGCTGTCCGAAACCCCGGAATCAGTGCCCGACACCATCATCAACCAGGTCAATTCCCTGGCCCGCCAGTACCGGTTCTTCCACTGGCACTTGGAATTTCCTGGCATCTTCACTGTCCCCGACGATGGCAGCGCCGACGCCGGTACCGGATGGACGGGCGGATTCTCGTGCGTCGTCGGTAACCCACCGTGGGAATCACTTCAACTGGAGGACAAACAATTCTTTGGCAACCTTGGGCGAACCGACATAGAAAAAGCCGCGAACGCTGATGCGCGCAAAAAGATGATCGCGAAGCTCGCGGACAATGATCCAGAACTGTATCAGCTCTACAACAGCGCTCGCCGTCAGTCAGATGCAACCACTCATCTGGTACGCGCTGGTCGGTACCCGCTCACTGCACAGGGAAAGATCAACACCTACAGTATCTTTGCCGAAACGATGCGCACAGTCGTGAGCCCCGACGGGATAGCAGGAGTGATCACTCCGACCGGCCTTGCTACCGACAGCAACACGGCATCATTCTTCGCAGACACATTGAGCAGTCACCGCCTGTATGCTTTTTATGATTTCGAGAACGAAGCCAAAGTCTTTCGAGATGTACATCACGCCTACCGATTTGCCGTCACAGCGATAACTGGAGTTCAGCGCAAGGTTCAACGTACCAAGTTTGCATTCCTCAGCCGCCACCTCTCCGATGTACCCGACAAGCGATTTCAGCTGGCAGCCAAGGAAGTTCTGACGCTGAACCCGAATACCGGGACACTGCCGATGTTCCGCAGCCGCAAGGACGCGGATATCACGCTTGGAATCTACTCCCGCCATCCCGTGCTCATCCGCGAGGGTGACCCCGACGGCAACCCGTGGGGCCTCTCGTTCAGCCAAGGGCTCTTCAACATGTCGTCGGACTCTGAACTCTTTCATTCAGCGGATGATCTTGCCGGCGCGACATTCGACGGTTGGGCTTACAGGCGCGGCGGGACGAACTACGTTCCTTTGTACGAGGGAAAACTACTGTGGCACTTCGACCATCGGTTCTCGACCTACAGGGGTGCAACGGCAGCTCAGTTAAGGATGCAAACACTGCCGCGGATCACTGACAACGAACACGACGATCCAGATCTTGAGTCACTCGCACGATACTGGGTTGCTTCAAAAGAACTTGCGGACAAAGTAGACGGCAGGTGGGAAGCCGAATGGCTTCTCGGTTGGCGCGATATTACGGGCATGGAGAAGGTGCGCACATTCGTTCCGGCGGTATTACCTTTATCCGCTGTAGGGCACGTCTTCCCACTCGTGTTCCCGAAGGATGCGTCCCGTGCTCCATACCTTCACGGGCTCTGGTCAAGCATCGTATTCGACTACATTTCACGCCAGAAGCTGAGTGGTACACATATGACCTACTCTGTCATCCACCAGCTCGCTACGCCCGCACCAGGCGCATTCGGAGAGCCTGCACCATGGCAACCACATGACTCACTCGGCGAATGGCTGATTCCGTACGTGCTTGAGTTGTCGTGTACGTCGACGCGGTTGCAGCCTTATGCCAAAGACCTTGGTGACAACGGAGCGCCCTTCCGCTGGCAACCCCCGCGCAGAGCACAACTTCGCGCCGATCTCGATGCCTGCTTCTTGCACGTTTACGGTCTCAGTCGTGACGAGGCCGAACACGTACTCGATTCGTTTCCCATCGTCCGCAAATACGACGAGCGCGACTTCGGTGAATTCCGCACGAAACGCCTTGTCCTTGAGGCCTACGACCGCATGGCCGAGGCCATCGCCAACGGCGGCAAGGGCTGGAAGCCGCTCGCCTATCCACCCGCCGGCCACGGCCCCCGTCACCCCGGATAG
- a CDS encoding helicase-related protein, translating to MTTLDYPAGSLVNARGRDWLVLPGSPDGTLLVRPLGGHEHETTVLLPDIDDFAAATFEPPTVDDRGDASRARLLRDALRLSFSASGGPFRSFARLAVTPRNYQLVPLMMSANQDVTRLLIADGVGIGKTVEAGLIAAELLATGETQRLAVLCSPQLAPQWQSELRHKFGIDAQLLLPSTVNRLMRSVPFGSNLYQHHPHLVISTDFIKQKTRRDEFALHCPELVIVDEAHTCVAAAGVGTSSQAHLRYALLRKLADNKDRHLVLLTATPHSGDDTAWQSLIGLLDDGLGDLPADLSGRDREDDRKLLAKYMIQRQRADIREYLNEDTPFPDRETTETAYKLTAGYRQLFDDVMDYVREQVTDPKLSAVRQRVRWWSAIALLRCLASSPAAAEQTMLNRSAVAAADDQNEVDTYAEPRVLDTDLDDTLEAEDVTVGADTGEGDDTDTKARKRLRELGAQAAALKGPRSDAKLKRLIPLLKELLDQGYHPIVFCRYIPTADYLAEHLGSALSKVKDLKIDAVTGTLPPEEREARVETLSAHGGPRLLIATDCLSEGINLQDGFTAVVHYDLAWNPTRHEQREGRVDRFGQQAPTVRTVTYYGEDNGIDGLVLEVLIRRHENIKRSIGVAVPIPVDSTTVMKAIWESLLLRGKEAEQLTLDFGAATSKSLADQVEVAWTNAAEREKVSRSRFRQAGLKPDTVEQALTEVRRALGGPADVETFTRTALSLLGAPVSDTGDGFTAVIDTLPAAVRDQLPPAKRGRLHFHRSLPVPTGHSVLTRTDTTVDALSRYVLDAALDSRLDPAARPARRAGVMRTRDVDKVTTLLMVRHRLEITISGSATTVTQVAEEAKFLAFTATGETLTWLPQADVDTLLTLKPSGNVDDSLARMQLGRALGRLDALTEHLTMTGRDAAKDLVSEHQAVRSASKAGGRAPTVRFLPPADVLGIYVFLPEAGAR from the coding sequence ATGACGACTCTCGACTACCCGGCCGGCAGCCTGGTCAACGCCCGCGGCCGGGACTGGCTGGTGCTGCCCGGCTCCCCCGACGGCACGCTGCTGGTGCGCCCCCTCGGCGGCCACGAGCACGAAACCACCGTCCTGCTGCCGGACATCGATGACTTCGCCGCCGCCACCTTCGAACCGCCCACCGTCGATGACCGTGGCGACGCCAGCCGGGCCCGCCTGTTACGCGATGCGCTCAGGCTCTCCTTCAGTGCCAGCGGCGGCCCGTTCCGGTCGTTTGCGCGCCTGGCCGTGACACCGCGCAACTACCAGCTGGTTCCGCTGATGATGTCCGCCAACCAGGACGTCACCCGGCTGTTGATCGCTGACGGCGTCGGCATCGGCAAGACGGTCGAGGCCGGACTGATCGCCGCCGAGCTGCTGGCCACCGGCGAAACCCAGCGCCTGGCAGTACTGTGCTCCCCCCAGCTGGCCCCGCAATGGCAAAGCGAGCTGCGGCACAAGTTCGGCATCGACGCCCAACTGCTGCTGCCGTCCACGGTCAACCGGCTGATGCGCAGCGTCCCGTTCGGCTCCAACCTCTACCAGCATCACCCCCATCTGGTGATCTCCACCGACTTCATCAAACAGAAAACCCGGCGCGACGAGTTCGCCTTGCACTGCCCGGAATTGGTGATCGTCGACGAAGCCCACACCTGCGTGGCGGCGGCGGGGGTCGGCACATCAAGCCAGGCCCACCTGCGCTACGCCCTGCTGCGCAAACTTGCCGACAACAAGGATCGGCACCTGGTGCTGCTGACCGCGACGCCGCACAGCGGCGATGACACAGCCTGGCAGTCGCTGATCGGACTGCTCGACGACGGGCTTGGCGACCTACCCGCCGACTTGTCCGGGCGCGACCGCGAAGACGACCGCAAGCTGCTCGCCAAGTACATGATCCAGCGCCAGCGCGCCGACATCCGCGAATACCTCAACGAGGACACCCCGTTCCCGGACCGCGAAACCACCGAAACCGCCTACAAACTCACCGCCGGATACCGCCAACTGTTTGACGACGTGATGGACTACGTCCGCGAACAGGTCACCGACCCCAAGCTCAGCGCCGTGCGCCAACGGGTCCGCTGGTGGTCGGCGATCGCGCTGCTGCGCTGCCTAGCATCCAGCCCGGCCGCGGCCGAGCAGACGATGCTCAACCGCTCCGCGGTTGCCGCCGCCGACGACCAGAACGAGGTGGACACCTATGCCGAACCGCGCGTGCTCGACACCGACCTCGACGACACGCTGGAAGCCGAGGACGTCACCGTCGGCGCCGACACCGGCGAGGGCGACGACACCGACACCAAGGCACGAAAGCGGCTCCGCGAGTTGGGGGCACAAGCGGCGGCCCTGAAGGGTCCGCGCTCCGACGCGAAGCTGAAACGCCTCATCCCGCTGTTGAAGGAACTGCTCGACCAGGGCTACCACCCCATCGTCTTCTGCCGCTACATCCCTACCGCCGACTACCTCGCCGAGCATCTGGGATCGGCTCTATCGAAGGTCAAGGACCTCAAGATCGACGCCGTGACCGGGACGCTGCCACCCGAGGAGCGTGAAGCCCGCGTAGAGACCCTCAGCGCCCACGGCGGCCCCCGCCTGCTTATCGCGACCGACTGTCTGTCGGAGGGGATCAACCTGCAGGACGGCTTCACCGCAGTTGTGCACTACGACCTGGCGTGGAACCCGACGCGGCACGAGCAACGTGAAGGCCGCGTCGACCGGTTCGGCCAGCAGGCCCCCACGGTGCGCACGGTGACCTACTACGGCGAGGACAACGGCATCGACGGCCTGGTGCTGGAGGTCCTCATCCGCCGCCACGAGAACATCAAGCGCAGCATCGGTGTCGCGGTGCCGATTCCTGTCGATTCCACCACCGTGATGAAGGCGATCTGGGAGTCGCTGCTGTTGCGCGGCAAGGAAGCCGAACAGCTCACCCTGGACTTCGGCGCGGCCACCTCCAAGTCGCTGGCCGATCAGGTCGAGGTCGCATGGACCAACGCCGCCGAACGGGAGAAAGTCTCGCGTTCGCGGTTCCGCCAAGCCGGCCTCAAACCCGACACCGTCGAACAGGCTCTGACTGAGGTGCGACGCGCTCTGGGCGGGCCAGCTGACGTTGAAACCTTCACCCGCACCGCGCTGTCTCTCTTGGGGGCTCCAGTCAGCGACACCGGCGACGGGTTCACCGCCGTGATCGACACCCTGCCCGCCGCGGTGCGCGACCAGCTCCCACCGGCAAAGCGTGGTCGGTTGCACTTCCACCGCTCACTGCCGGTACCGACCGGGCACAGCGTGCTGACCCGAACCGACACCACGGTGGATGCCCTGTCGCGCTACGTCCTCGACGCCGCGCTTGACTCCCGGCTCGACCCGGCAGCCCGGCCCGCGCGCCGCGCCGGGGTGATGCGGACCCGCGACGTCGACAAGGTGACGACGCTGCTAATGGTGCGCCACCGGCTGGAGATCACCATCTCAGGCTCGGCCACCACCGTCACCCAGGTCGCCGAGGAAGCCAAGTTCCTGGCGTTCACCGCGACCGGGGAAACCCTCACCTGGTTGCCGCAGGCCGACGTCGACACGCTCTTGACACTGAAACCGTCGGGAAACGTGGATGATTCGCTGGCCCGAATGCAATTGGGTCGCGCACTGGGCCGCCTGGACGCACTTACCGAGCACCTCACCATGACCGGTAGAGACGCGGCGAAGGATTTGGTGTCCGAACATCAGGCGGTACGCAGCGCCTCCAAGGCCGGCGGCCGCGCACCGACGGTGCGGTTCCTGCCCCCCGCCGATGTCCTCGGCATCTACGTTTTCCTGCCGGAAGCGGGTGCCCGATGA